One Amycolatopsis sp. NBC_00355 genomic window carries:
- a CDS encoding thioesterase II family protein translates to MRTDDGATTDWIRRYHDATGSTARLVCFPYAGGSASFFHPVSVRFSPGTDVVSLQYPGRQDRRREACVEDLGKLADLIAGELAALSPKPTVFFGHSMGAVLAFETAYRLEQGGTHAPATVIASGRRAPSTRRDDRVHERDDQGLIAELRLLNGTDSAVFGDDELLRLALPAIRGDYTAIETYRCEPGRKIAAPLAVLTGDHDPKTTLPEAEAWREHTSGAFTMRVFPGGHFFLADHQADVNAEIAGHLDALR, encoded by the coding sequence TTGCGCACCGACGACGGCGCCACGACCGATTGGATCCGCCGGTACCACGACGCGACCGGCAGCACCGCCCGGCTGGTGTGCTTCCCGTACGCGGGCGGCTCGGCGAGCTTCTTCCACCCGGTCTCCGTGCGCTTCTCCCCCGGTACCGACGTCGTGTCGCTGCAGTACCCGGGCCGCCAGGACCGGCGGCGCGAGGCGTGCGTCGAGGACCTCGGCAAGCTGGCCGACCTGATCGCCGGAGAGCTCGCCGCGCTGAGCCCCAAGCCGACGGTGTTCTTCGGGCACAGCATGGGCGCGGTGCTCGCGTTCGAGACGGCGTACCGGCTCGAACAGGGCGGCACCCACGCGCCGGCCACGGTGATCGCGTCCGGCCGGCGGGCGCCCTCGACCCGCCGCGACGACCGCGTCCACGAGCGCGACGACCAGGGCCTGATCGCCGAGCTGCGGCTGCTCAACGGCACCGACTCGGCGGTGTTCGGCGACGACGAGCTGCTGCGGCTGGCGCTGCCGGCGATCCGCGGCGACTACACCGCGATCGAGACCTACCGCTGCGAGCCGGGCCGCAAGATCGCGGCGCCCCTCGCGGTACTCACCGGCGACCACGACCCGAAGACGACGCTGCCCGAAGCCGAGGCCTGGCGCGAGCACACTTCGGGCGCCTTCACGATGCGAGTGTTCCCCGGCGGCCACTTCTTCCTCGCCGACCACCAGGCCGACGTCAACGCGGAGATCGCCGGGCACCTCGACGCGCTGCGCTGA